In the Oryza glaberrima chromosome 6, OglaRS2, whole genome shotgun sequence genome, one interval contains:
- the LOC127775897 gene encoding uncharacterized protein LOC127775897, giving the protein MDKVLAFSILSASPADIAAGGYWARLSWRRKADDQAVDGRRQPSEQQQRGEGSSPSQREERRRPREAPPLPPRFAPEFDGIDCFETIVMH; this is encoded by the coding sequence ATGGACAAGGTGCTGGCATTCTCGATCCtgagcgcgtcgccggcggaCATTGCCGCCGGTGGCTACTGGGCTCGGCTGTCGTGGCGGAGGAAGGCGGATGACCAGGCGGTGGATGGCCGGAGGCAGCCgtcggagcagcagcagcgcggggaggggagctcgccgtcgcagagggaagagcggcggcggccacgcgaAGCGCCGCCCCTGCCACCGCGGTTCGCCCCGGAGTTCGACGGGATCGACTGCTTCGAGACCATCGTGATGCATTAG
- the LOC127775896 gene encoding uncharacterized protein LOC127775896 → MDKILAFSILSSSPAEIAAPGYYTRFSWRTTSAGKQQKAAAEKAPTRQQEGEKQQAGRSSPAAAAERKPVARPRFAPEFDGINCFETIVPF, encoded by the coding sequence ATGGACAAGATCCTGGCCTTCTCCATCctgagctcgtcgccggcggagatCGCCGCGCCGGGGTACTACACGCGATTCTCCTGGAGGACGACCAGCGCCGGGAAGCagcagaaggcggcggcggagaaggcgccGACGAGGCAGCAGGAAGGGGAGAAGCAGCAGGCCgggcggagctcgccggcggcggcggcggagaggaagcCGGTGGCGAGGCCGCGGTTCGCGCCGGAGTTCGACGGCATCAATTGCTTCGAGACCATCGTTCCCTTCTGA